In one window of Rhodanobacter sp. FDAARGOS 1247 DNA:
- a CDS encoding M20/M25/M40 family metallo-hydrolase, with the protein MRRLPLTLLAASLLLASGIASAANTTIPATAVKTAEQLRDKAMHDDTGYRIVTSLTTEVGPRLAGSEADQRGVDWAVAKFKALGFDKVYTEPVTYPKWVRRSEHGAIVSPFPQPMVLTALGYSPGTPKGGLTAQVVKFDSLDALKAADPATIKGRIVFVDYRMQRYRDGHDYGVGSPIRTQGPVIAQAKGAVGYLLRTAGTDPHSRTPNTGVTGFRDPAKTIPAAAISNPDADQLARVLAYGKPVTVRLDLDCGIEGEYTGANVIGEVTGAKHPDQVVAIGGHLDSWDPGTGAIDDAAGVAIAMAAGKLIHDLPQRPDRTIRVIAFANEEMGLWGGRAYAEKHADEVAKFQLGTESDFGAGKVWRMSASVKPEARGAIEQIAKVLAPIGVAYDAKRPGGGGSDLSQMHGKGMAALSLTQDGTKYFDWHHTAADTLDKIDPKELAQNVAVYAAFSYMAAQADGDFGSAPGAFAKDGAGD; encoded by the coding sequence ATGCGCCGTCTTCCCCTCACCCTGCTCGCCGCCAGCCTGCTGCTGGCCAGCGGCATCGCCAGCGCCGCCAACACCACGATTCCCGCCACGGCCGTAAAGACGGCCGAACAGTTGCGCGACAAGGCGATGCACGACGACACCGGCTACCGCATCGTCACGTCGCTGACCACCGAAGTCGGCCCGCGCCTGGCCGGCAGCGAGGCCGACCAGCGCGGCGTGGACTGGGCGGTGGCCAAGTTCAAGGCGCTGGGCTTCGACAAGGTCTACACCGAGCCGGTGACCTACCCGAAGTGGGTGCGCCGCAGCGAGCACGGCGCGATCGTGTCGCCGTTCCCGCAGCCGATGGTGCTGACCGCGCTGGGCTATTCGCCGGGCACGCCCAAGGGCGGGCTCACCGCGCAGGTCGTGAAGTTCGACAGCCTCGACGCGCTCAAGGCCGCCGACCCGGCCACGATCAAGGGCAGGATCGTGTTCGTCGACTACCGCATGCAGCGCTACCGGGACGGCCACGACTACGGCGTCGGCTCGCCGATCCGCACCCAAGGTCCGGTGATCGCGCAGGCCAAGGGCGCCGTCGGCTACCTGCTGCGCACCGCCGGCACCGACCCGCACAGCCGCACGCCGAACACCGGCGTGACCGGCTTCCGCGATCCGGCCAAGACGATCCCCGCCGCCGCGATATCCAACCCCGATGCCGACCAGCTCGCACGCGTGCTGGCCTACGGCAAACCGGTGACGGTCAGGCTCGACCTCGACTGCGGCATCGAGGGTGAATACACCGGCGCCAACGTGATCGGCGAGGTCACCGGCGCGAAGCATCCCGACCAGGTGGTCGCCATCGGCGGCCATCTGGATTCGTGGGACCCGGGTACCGGCGCGATCGACGACGCCGCCGGCGTGGCCATCGCGATGGCCGCCGGCAAGCTGATCCACGACCTGCCGCAGCGGCCGGATCGCACCATCCGGGTGATCGCCTTCGCGAACGAGGAAATGGGCCTGTGGGGCGGTCGCGCCTATGCCGAGAAGCACGCGGACGAGGTGGCGAAATTCCAGCTCGGCACCGAGTCGGACTTCGGCGCGGGCAAGGTCTGGCGCATGAGCGCGAGCGTCAAGCCCGAGGCACGCGGTGCCATCGAACAGATCGCCAAGGTGCTCGCGCCGATCGGCGTGGCCTACGACGCCAAGCGTCCCGGCGGCGGCGGTTCGGACCTGTCGCAGATGCACGGCAAGGGCATGGCCGCACTGTCGCTGACCCAGGACGGCACGAAGTATTTCGACTGGCACCACACCGCCGCCGACACGCTGGACAAGATCGACCCGAAGGAACTGGCCCAGAACGTGGCGGTATACGCCGCGTTCTCGTACATGGCCGCCCAGGCGGACGGCGACTTCGGTTCCGCCCCCGGCGCATTCGCCAAAGACGGCGCCGGCGACTGA
- the mscL gene encoding large-conductance mechanosensitive channel protein MscL: MSMLSEFKAFAMRGNVIDLAVGVVIGGAFGKIVSSLVDQIIMPPIGWLTGGIDFSQLKWVLKPADASDPAHKVAEVAIQYGAFINTLIQFIIIAFAIFMVIKAINRLSRKQEEAPAAPPADVALLTEIRDLLKNRPG, from the coding sequence ATGAGCATGCTCAGCGAGTTCAAGGCCTTTGCCATGCGCGGCAACGTCATCGACCTGGCGGTCGGCGTGGTCATCGGCGGCGCGTTCGGCAAGATCGTCAGCTCCCTGGTCGACCAGATCATCATGCCGCCGATCGGCTGGCTCACCGGCGGCATCGACTTCAGCCAGCTCAAGTGGGTGCTCAAGCCGGCCGACGCCAGCGACCCGGCGCACAAGGTGGCCGAGGTGGCGATCCAGTACGGCGCCTTCATCAACACGCTGATCCAGTTCATCATCATCGCGTTCGCGATCTTCATGGTGATCAAGGCGATCAACCGGCTCAGCCGCAAGCAGGAAGAAGCGCCGGCTGCCCCGCCCGCCGACGTGGCACTGCTGACCGAGATCCGCGATCTGTTGAAGAATCGGCCGGGTTGA